The genomic region TTTCATGTCTTCAACCTCCCGATATTAAAAATTTTGATAGACAAAGTGAGAGAAACCTTTTAGAGTTTTCCCTAGAAATTAAGATTTTATATTACGTGATGACCGAATAATAATCAAGGAGATTTTTATGAAACCGGCTCATTTTCAAAGCATGAAATATCCCATGCCCGAGAAGAAGATCACCAATTTCCAAACCATTGTTATTCAATTCGAGAATGCTGCAGAACGCTTAAAATTAGAGCCTTATATGCGGAAGATTTTGAGAACACCTTTCCGGGAAATAGCGGTGCAACTTCCTGTTGTTATGGATGATGGCAGAATAGAGGTCTTTACCGGCTATAGGGTACAACACAATGGAGCCCGAGGACCTTATAAGGGAGGTCTTCGATATCATCCCGATGTCGATCTGGACGAGGTTAGAGGATTGGCCATTTTAATGACCTGGAAAACAGCCCTGATGAACCTCCCCTTCGGTGGCGGAAAAGGAGGCGTTCAGTGCGATCCCCATAAGATGTCTCCACGGGAACTGGAGCAACTAACCCGAAAATTTACGGCCAGAATTGGTTTAGTACTGGGTCCTTATCGGGATATTCTGGCCCCTGATTTAAATACCGATGAACAGGTTATGGCCTGGATATTCGATGAGTATAGCTCCCGGCATGGGTATACGCCTTCTATTGTTACAGGTAAGCCCATTTCCCTGGGTGGTTCAATCGGAAGAAAGGAAGCTACCGGAAGAGGAATCGTTTATATCATCCAGGAAGTCCTGAAGGATCTGGAAATAGATATCAAAACGACTACGGCAGTTATTCAAGGATTTGGTAATGTGGGATCCTATACCGCTCAGTTCCTGTATGAAGCGGGGGTAAAAATCCTGGCAGTTTCCGGCAGGGATGGGGGGATTTATAATCCGTCCGGGTTAAATATTCCCGATTTGATCAGGTATGTTCAAAATCACAGATCTGTAGCCACCTATCCTTATGGAGATCCGATTACCAATAAAGAACTTCTAAAATTGGAGTGTGATCTGCTCATTCCTGCGGCGGTAGGAGGGGTTATTACTAAAGAAGATAACGTTCTGGATCTTAAAGCTAAGATCGTGGTAGAAGCTGCCAATTGTCCCACCACACCCATCGCCGATAAAATTCTTCAAGAACGGGAGATTCCGGTTATTCCAGATATCCTGGCCAATGCCGGAGGAGTTGTGGTCTCGTATTTTGAATGGGTGCAAAATCTTCAGCAGTTCAGGTGGGATCTGGATCACATCAATCGGGAACTGCAGGCCCATCTTATTAAGGCTTATCGAGAAGTCCGTAGCCTGGCCGAGCAGGAAAAGGTAACTCTAAGAACGGCGGCCCATATGATCGCCATGGGTCGGGTTGCGGAAGCAGAGAGAATCAGAGGCCATTGAAATTCTTAAATTCTTTGAATACCGCCAAAAACATCGAGTTAAACAAAGTAACGATTCCATACGTATCTTTGAGGATCTTTATATCTCGCCGTACCCCGGCAATTAGACTCTAACCGGACAGGCTCTTAGCTATCTACAGGTACCCCTGCAGACGATACATCAGGAATCCTACCACTTCATGCAGGATAAGATCTATATTATGTAGACCACCTGCCGAAGGTATAAAACTGAAGGGAGTAACAATGGGACTGGCCATAAAATCTGTCGGATAAGCATCGGGATATATCCCTTGTTTATGAAAAACCCCCAAAGAGCGACGCATGTGATAGGAAGAAGTCACTAATAAAACGTTCTGATAGTTATACTCCCGAATGAGCCTGGCCGAGTTAACGGCATTTTCATAGGTGTTGCGGGATGTTCTGTCGGTAATAATCTGATCGGGAGATAATCCAAGCTCTATGGCGAACCCTTTCAGCATTTCGGCTTCACTGGTCCTTCGATCGAACAAACTTCCATTCCCTCCCGAGATGAGAAGCTTATCGCCTATCCCCTGTTTCATTAAAGAAATCCCGGTCAGGATCCGGTCGACCCCCTCCCCAAACTCGATGTGACCTCTCCCGCTCAACTCGAGATTGACCATTCCCGTAAGTACAACAATTACGTCATAGTGGGGTTTTAATCGGTCAGGAGAAGGGCGTGGCATTTCCAACCAGCTTAATACATGATTGGAGGTATAGGGGATACTCAAGACGTAGAGAACAATGAGTAGAGCTAACAACCAGCGCCGGGTATGTTTTCGATTATAGAATATAAAAATGGCCCCTAGAGATAAGAAGAGAAGCGGCAGGGTATAGACAAGAAACTGCAAAATTTTAGATAGGATGAAGAACATATATACCTTTCAGAGTGGATGGAAAATTGTTGGTGCCGGAGGGGGGGATCGAACCCCCATGGGCGTAAAGCCCGCGGGATTTTGAGTCCCGTGCGTCTACCAGTTCCACCACTCCGGCTTCAGATCTGGGGATGTACAATTTCCTAATTTAGGAATTCTTTTAGGCTTTGTCAAGGGAAAATCGGTGTTTAACCCTCTCTGATTGCCCTGCTCTTGGGGTAGATTCAAGAAATGGGATTTTGAGATCGCTGGATTTTTGAGGGTTTATCCTACAAACCCCTTGACATTCCCGGTTAGCTCCATTTATATTATAAGAGTCTGAAGAGCCCAAAAATCTTTCCGATTTCCCATAATGGGGGCGTAGCTCAGTTTGGGAGAGCACGAGGCTGGCAGTCTCGGGGTCAGGGGTTCGATCCCCCTCGCCTCCATATTCCTTACCTTCGATTTGGAATAGCCTGCCTAAAGACCGGTTTTAATAACTTCCATAAACTGCAAAACCCTTTCTTTTTCTACCGGATTTGAGAGGACCTCTCCTTTGTGGAAAAAAGTGCCCACAATGGCCCCATCCGCGTACTGTAAAAAGGGAAGGATATTTTCTGGTTTTGCCCCACTTCCCACCAGAACCGGAACATCCGGAACAGCTCTTTTGACTTTTATCAACTCCGATAAGCTGGGTTCTACACCGGTGACCACTCCGGAGACAATCAGGGCATCGGCCAGTTCCCGGTAAGC from Candidatus Limnocylindrales bacterium harbors:
- a CDS encoding Glu/Leu/Phe/Val dehydrogenase dimerization domain-containing protein; amino-acid sequence: MKPAHFQSMKYPMPEKKITNFQTIVIQFENAAERLKLEPYMRKILRTPFREIAVQLPVVMDDGRIEVFTGYRVQHNGARGPYKGGLRYHPDVDLDEVRGLAILMTWKTALMNLPFGGGKGGVQCDPHKMSPRELEQLTRKFTARIGLVLGPYRDILAPDLNTDEQVMAWIFDEYSSRHGYTPSIVTGKPISLGGSIGRKEATGRGIVYIIQEVLKDLEIDIKTTTAVIQGFGNVGSYTAQFLYEAGVKILAVSGRDGGIYNPSGLNIPDLIRYVQNHRSVATYPYGDPITNKELLKLECDLLIPAAVGGVITKEDNVLDLKAKIVVEAANCPTTPIADKILQEREIPVIPDILANAGGVVVSYFEWVQNLQQFRWDLDHINRELQAHLIKAYREVRSLAEQEKVTLRTAAHMIAMGRVAEAERIRGH
- a CDS encoding YdcF family protein; its protein translation is MFFILSKILQFLVYTLPLLFLSLGAIFIFYNRKHTRRWLLALLIVLYVLSIPYTSNHVLSWLEMPRPSPDRLKPHYDVIVVLTGMVNLELSGRGHIEFGEGVDRILTGISLMKQGIGDKLLISGGNGSLFDRRTSEAEMLKGFAIELGLSPDQIITDRTSRNTYENAVNSARLIREYNYQNVLLVTSSYHMRRSLGVFHKQGIYPDAYPTDFMASPIVTPFSFIPSAGGLHNIDLILHEVVGFLMYRLQGYL